TGGCTGCGCCCGGGGGGTTGCTCTAGCGGGCCCCCCCGGCGCGGGTGTGCGTGTTTTTTTTTCTGCTTCGGGGGCGGGGGTTTTTGGTTTTTTTTTTTTTTTTTTTCCCCCAACCCCGGGTCGGGGGGGGGGGTTCTTACTTTCTAAAAAACACCAAAAAAAACCGTTTTTTGGTTGTTTTTTAAATTTTATTTCCAAGTTCCCCCCCCGACCCCGTCTTCTGTCAGGCGAGCTTCGATACCGCTTCGCCGATGCGGCCGACCGCTTCCTTCAGCAGCTCGAGCGAGGTCGCGTAGCTGATGCGGACGTGCTCGTCGTTGCCGAACGCCGAGCCGGGAACGACGGCGACCCTCGCCTCGTCCAGCAGATATCGCGCGAACGACGCGGAGCTGTCGATCCCCGAGCTCGAATAGAGCTCGCTCACGCGGGGAAAGACGTAGAAAGCTCCCGACGGCGGCTCGCAGTCGAGCCCCGGAATCTCGGCGAGCGCCGGAACCAGCCACGCACGCCGCTCCGAATAAGCCTCGATCATCTTTCCGATCGATTCCCGGCCGTTCACCAGCCCTTCGACCGCGGCCCACTGCGAGATCGACGAAGCATTCGACGTCGTGTGACTCTGAATCTTTCCCAGCGCCCTGATGATGTCGGGATGCGCCACGGCCCATCCGATTCTCCACCCGGTCATCGCAAACGTCTTCGACATCGAGTTGACGATGACGATCGAGGGGGAGAGCTCTTCGAACCACTCCATCGCCGAAGCGTGCTCCGCCCCGTCGTAGACGAAGTGCTCGTAGGTCTCGTCGAAGACGACGATGATTCCCTCCGAGTGACACAGCTCGGCGATCTCCCGCAGGTCCTCCCTTCCGATCACCGCGCCGGTCGGATTGGAAGGGGAGTTGAGGATGAGGACGCGCGTGTGCTCCGTAATCTCGCTCCGGATCTGTTCCGCCGTGACTCGGAAGCCGTCGTCGGCGCTGAGGTCGACGATGACCGGGGAACCTCCGACGATCTCGACCTGCTGGGGAAAGCTCACCCAGTAGGGGCTCGGAATGATCACTTCGTCGTCCTCATCGACCAGTGCGAGCATCAAATTGAACAACTCCTGCTTGCCGCCGTTGCCCGCTATGACCTGAGCGGGGGAGACGTCGAGCCCGTATCGCTCGTTGTAGTAGTCCGCGATGGCCGTCCGAAGCTCGAGGATGCCGTTCGAGTCGGTGTAGCGCGTATGTCCCTCACCGATCGCCCTGACCGCCGCGCTGCAGACGTTTTCCGGGGTGGCGAAGTCCGGCTCGCCCGGCCCGAGATCGATCACGTCGATCCCGCGTTTGCGGAGCTCGGCGGCATGTTTCGCAACCGCGAGTGTCGGTGAGGTCTCGAGGCGGCTGAGACGACCTGCAAATCGAACCATGCACCGATTCTACCCGAGGTACTGATTGACAACATCCCGAGCGAGTGAATAACCTCCGGGCATGGCACGACCCGTTCCCTTCACGGCCCATGGATGGTGGAACGAGTTGTAGACGGGGAGTGCTGACTGGCAGCGCCCCGGTACGGAAGGGGCGCGACACTCATGAAGACCTCTTCCGATGCCGGGAGAGGTTTTTTCATGAGCGAAATCTTTCTGACGATTCACGAGCCGGACGCCGCGGCGGCATTGAGCGCCATCGCGCAGGAGGGGAGCGCGCCGCTCGACGGGTTCGAGATCCGCGCCGATGCAATCGACCCGGATCGAAAAGGGATCGATCTCGCCGCCTTCCGCAAGGCGACCGATCGTCTCCTCGTCCATACGAGACGCTCATCCCCGGGCCAGGCGCGATTCGATCGCGAGGAGGCGGAGCGTGCACTGGCGTCGGGATTCGACCTCGTGGACGTCGAGTGGTCGCCCCGGCTCGATCCGGAATGGGTGCGTCTTCATCGAGACCGTGTGATCCTGTCGCATCACGACGCCGCGATGCCGGAGCTCGATCCTCTCGCGGAAGAGCTTCGACGTTTTGGAGCCGCGCGGATCAAGATCGTCGTGACGCCCGAATCGTTTCGCGACGAGCTGAGGATCCTCGAGCTCGTCGCCGGCAGCAGTGCGGCAGGCGATCTGACGGCGTTCGGGATGGGCGAACGAGCTCTGTACAGCCGGGTGGTCGCACCTTCCCTCGGGTCGAGGATGACGTTCGTCGCCAGGGAGGGACGTCCCGGCGCGCCGGGACAGTTGACCATCGATGAGATCGAAAGGGCGGACGTCACGCGACCCGGTCGCGGCTATGCGATCTTCGCGGTCGTCGGCTCGCCGGTCCGTCACTCCCGCTCGCCGGAGATTCACAACCGGATCTTCCGCGAGCGGCTGCTCCCGGCTCGATACGTCTGCATCGAGCCCCGAACGGTCGCGGAGGTGATCGATGAAATGGCCGACGGGCATCCGCTTGCGCCGCTCGGAATCAGCGTCACGACTCCCTTCAAGAAGGACGCTTTCGACGCGGGGAAGAAGCGTGGCTGGAGAATCTCACCCGAGGCAGTGCGGGCATCGGCGGTGAACACGATCGTGATGACGGGGGGACCGGGATTGGCGGCGAACACGGACGTCGACGGCTTCGCACGCCTTCTGGGAGGCCGCCCGTCCGGCAGCCGCAGCGTCGCGGTCATCGGTGCCGGCGCGACTGGGAGGGCCGCGGTCGTGGCATCCCTGGCAGCTGGACTCGATGTCACGCTGGTCAATCGCGATTCCGAGAATGGTCGTCGCACCGCGCGCGAGCTCGACGTACGATTGCGCTCTCCCGGCCGGGCGCCAATCGAGGAGGACGTCGTCATCGACACGCTGCCTCCCGGTCTGATCGACGACTGGGCGGATCTGATCCGGCCCCGGAGGATGTTCATCGAGTCGAGCTATGCTCGCGGTACGGGGGCCTTCGCGACCGCGATCCGCAGGGAGGCTGGTCTGCAGATACACGACGGAATCGATCTCCTTCATGCGCAGGCCGTTCTCCAGAGTGAGCTCTTCGTGCGGGCGATCCAGCGGGCCGTCCGGAAGGAACGGAGTGAGCTATGATTCGGTTTCGATCGTCAGTCGGGCAGCGGCTCACAGGCCCCACCGCGCGTCCCGAAGGCGATTGTCCGCGCAGGACCTCCAGCATCTCATTGATGGGCAAAACTCTATGAAAACTCTGAAGTACCGCACTCCTCAGGCGAGCCGGTGGCTCCGAAAACAGACCGAGCAGCGGGCCGAAGCGCTCGCCGAAGCCGCCGAGGCTGCCGCGGTGATCGTGAACGAAGTTCGGGAAGAGGGCGATCGAGCCGTATCGCGATCGATCCGGCGATTCGATCGCGGCTCGCTCCGGCCGAACGAAATCCTCGAACGGCTCGGACCGAAATCGAAGTCCGGATCGGATCTCGATGCCACGGTCGACCGGACGATCGAGCGGATTCGTCAGTTTCACAAGCGTCAGGTGGAAGCGGATTACGCCGTCGAGATCAAGGGGCTCCGTCTGCAGCACCGCGTCCGGCCGATCGAGCGTGTCGGCGTTTACGTGCCGGGAGGGAAAGCGATCTACATCTCGACTCTTATGATGTGCGTCGTCCCCGCCAGGCTCGCGGGCGTCGACGACATTGTCGTGGCAACGCCGATGTCCGCGGCGAAGGCTCCGGAGTTTCGTGCGGTGTGCAGGAAGCTCGGCATTCGCGAGATCTACCGGGCCGGGGGTCCTGCGGCGATCGCCGCGATGGCTCTCGGCACGCAGACTTTGAAGAAGGTGGACAAGATCGTGGGCCCGGGCAACCGTTACGTGGTGGCGGCCAAACAGCTTCTCAGCCCCGAAGTCGGGATCGACATGACCGCGGGACCGGCCGAGATCGTGATTCTGGCCGACGAAACGGCGGACGTCGAAATGGTCGCGGCCGAGCTGCTGGCGTGCGCGGGTGTCGGAGACGGCACTCTCGCGATCTGTGTGACGCCGTCGCCGAAGTTCGAGAAGGATCTCGTGAGCCATCTGAGGAGCTCGAAACGGACGCATGGACGGTCGATTGCGGCCGAGCGGTCGCTCGAGCGCAGCGGGGCCATCCTGCTCGTCAGCAACGAGAAGGAAGCCGTGCAGTTCATCAATGAGCATGGACCGCAGCAGGTTCAGATCATCACCAGAGAGCCCGCAGAAGTCGCTTCGCACATCGTCAACAGCGCGAGCATCGTCCTCGGTGCCCGAACGCCCGTCACGCTCGGAAGCTACGCAGGTCCGAATCACGTCCTCCCGACCGACGGAACCGCTAGGTTCAACTCACCGCTCGGTGTGTATCACTTCTACCGGAGGACCAACATCGTCGAGGCAGGCGAAGACCTCGCTCCGGAAATCTTCGACGATGCGATCGAGCTCGCACGAGCGGAAAGAAAACCGCTCCACGCGGCATCTCTCGAATCGAGTCGGGAGGGAGGCGAGTGAACGGTTTCACGGTCATCCCCTCGATCGATCTTCTCGATGGCAAAGTCGTCCGCCTTCTGAGGGGCGACTTCGACGAGGTCACGCAGTACGGGGATCCGATCTCGACGGTCGAGCGGTGGCAGATTCCGATGGGCGTGCCCATCCACGTGGTCGACCTCGAGGCTTCGCGAAAAGGGACGCCCACGGAGGTTAAGACGATCGCGAAGCTCGCACAGCTCGGCTACCCCACGCAGATCGGCGGAGGTGTCCGCTGTCTCGAAGACGCGAAGCTCTGGATCGATGCAGGGGCCTCGACGCTCGTCATCGGAACCATTGCGGCCGAGGATCCGGTGATGCTCGAAGCGATCGTACGGACCGTTGGCGCGGAGAAAGTGCTTCCCGCCGTCGACATGAGCCAAGGGGTGGTACGCGTGTCGGGTTGGGAGACGAGCTCCTCGAAATCGGCTCCGATGATCTTCGAGCATCTGGAGAGAATCGGGCTCACATCGGTCCTGATCACCGACATCTCCAGGGACGGGACAATGGATGGGCCCAACTTCCGGCTCTATCGCGAGATCCGGGAGCTCACGAAACTGCGGGTGATTGCTTCCGGCGGAGTCGGAACGCTCGAGGACATCACGTCGCTCGCACGCATCCCGGCGCTCGATGGGGTCGTGATCGGAAAAGCGCTCCACGAACGGACGTTTACCTGGGCCGAGGCGCACGCGCGCGCGATGACGGCTGCGTCGCTTCCGGCAAAGGTGGTTCCGGTGATGGAGATTCGCGACGGAAGGCTGATGAACGGCTACCCGGGAACGCGTGATCCTGGAAGCCCGTCGGAGCTGGCGGCGCGATGGGAAGCGGATGGCGCCGACGAGATTCTGATCATCGAGCGATCCGAGACGACCGGCGGAACCGAAGCCGGCATCGCCGTGATCCGTGAGATTACGACGCGCGCGTCGGTGCCGATCGTGGCGGGAGGCGGGATCAGCGAACGCGCCCAGGTCGCCCGTCTCCGCGAGGCCGGTGCTGATCGTGTGCTCATCGCCGCGGGGGAGCTCGATCTCGATTCTCTAGCCGCCGCCGTGGTCGAGTACGGCTCGGGCGCAATCGTCGCTCGGATCGACGTCCGGAATGAGGGGGGGGAGATCTCGGCGATGGGGCAGAACGGGGACGAGCTCGATCTCTCCGTCCTTGCCACGCGGCTGGATGCGATGGGAGTCGGCGAGATCCTCATGGCGTTCGACAAGGACGGCGATCGTTCGTTCTCTCCGGTCCCGGCGCTTCGAACGGTGGGCGCCGCGGTGCGGACGGGTGTCTCGATCCTGATGAACAGCGCCTCGCGGGAACCGATGCTCGATGCGATCGAGGCGGGCGGGGCCCGCGGAGTCGCGATCCGCGATCTCGGAGAAGCGGGCTCGAACCGACTCCTCGCGATCAAGGACGAGCTGCAGCAGCGAGGCATCCCCACACGACACAAACGGAGAAGGGCGCGGTGAAAGTGCAGTCGCTTCCCGGTTTCAGGGATTTCGATCCGGAGCGGATGGCGCTCCGCAACCACATTCTCTCGACCTGGCGGGAGGTTGCGCTCGCCTGGGGATTCGAGGAATACGATGGCCCGCCGCTCGAGCCGCTCGAGCTCTACATCGAGAAATCGGGCCCGGAGATCGTCGAACAGCTCTTCAATTTCACCGACAAGGGCGGCAGAGAAGTCGCGCTTCGTCCGGAGATGACGCCGACGATCGTCCGGATGCTCGGCGGCCGGATCAAGGGGATGCCGCTTCCGGTCCGGTGGTTCTCCATGCCGCAGCTCTTCCGCTACGAGAAGCAGCAGCGCGGGCGGCTCCGCGAGCATTTCCAGCTCAACATGGACATCGTCGGGGAGACGTCCGTCGATGCCGATGCCGATCTGGTCTGCGCGGCGTTCGAAGTTCTCCGGCGTCTCGGGCTGACGAGCGACGACGTCGTCGCCCGGATCTCCGACCGGAGAATTCTCCGGCAGCTTCTGCTCGAGAGTGGAGTTCCGGAGAATGCCCTCCACGTCGCGTACAACGTCATCGACAAGGTGGAGCGGGACCCGCGCGCGACCTGCATTCAGCGGCTCGTCGCGATCGGTGTCGATGAAAAGTCGGCAGACCGGATTCTCCGATTCGCCGAGATGTCGCTCGACGACATCCGGCGTGAGTTCCCCGAGAGCGGCGAGCTTCGCTCGATCGCGGAAGAGCTCGATCGCTATTTCGAAGCGATTACGAACCTCGGTTTCGGCGAATGGGTTCGCTTCGATATGAAGATCGTCAGGGGTCTCGCGTACTACACCGGAATCGTCTTCGAGATCTTCGACCGGAAGGGGGAGTTGCGCGCAATCTGCGGAGGTGGCCGCTATGACGGGCTCTTTGCCTCGCTGACCGACTCCGATGTTCCGGCGCTCGGCTTCGGCTTCGGCGACGTCGTTCTCGGGGAGCTTCTCCGGGACCGGTCGCTCGTTCCGAAGGTCTCGTCCGGACCGGATACGGTGGTGATTCCCGTCGACGAATCGGTGCGACCGGCGGCGCTGAAGCTGGTGGCCGCTTTGAGGCGGCAGGGGCGCCGGGTCGTCTTCCCCTACGGTAAGAGCGGTGTCGGCAAGACACTCAAGAAAGCCGCGTCGCAGGGAATCGCTCAGGCCTGGATTCTCGGACCGGACGAGCTGGCGAGGAACGAGGTGAAGGTGCGCGAGCTCTCTTCCGGTGAAGAAACGTCACGAGATCTCTCGGGGGTGCTCGGAGAAACGAGCGGTGGCTGAAGGATTCTTCAC
This genomic interval from Acidobacteriota bacterium contains the following:
- a CDS encoding pyridoxal phosphate-dependent aminotransferase, producing MVRFAGRLSRLETSPTLAVAKHAAELRKRGIDVIDLGPGEPDFATPENVCSAAVRAIGEGHTRYTDSNGILELRTAIADYYNERYGLDVSPAQVIAGNGGKQELFNLMLALVDEDDEVIIPSPYWVSFPQQVEIVGGSPVIVDLSADDGFRVTAEQIRSEITEHTRVLILNSPSNPTGAVIGREDLREIAELCHSEGIIVVFDETYEHFVYDGAEHASAMEWFEELSPSIVIVNSMSKTFAMTGWRIGWAVAHPDIIRALGKIQSHTTSNASSISQWAAVEGLVNGRESIGKMIEAYSERRAWLVPALAEIPGLDCEPPSGAFYVFPRVSELYSSSGIDSSASFARYLLDEARVAVVPGSAFGNDEHVRISYATSLELLKEAVGRIGEAVSKLA
- a CDS encoding type I 3-dehydroquinate dehydratase gives rise to the protein MSEIFLTIHEPDAAAALSAIAQEGSAPLDGFEIRADAIDPDRKGIDLAAFRKATDRLLVHTRRSSPGQARFDREEAERALASGFDLVDVEWSPRLDPEWVRLHRDRVILSHHDAAMPELDPLAEELRRFGAARIKIVVTPESFRDELRILELVAGSSAAGDLTAFGMGERALYSRVVAPSLGSRMTFVAREGRPGAPGQLTIDEIERADVTRPGRGYAIFAVVGSPVRHSRSPEIHNRIFRERLLPARYVCIEPRTVAEVIDEMADGHPLAPLGISVTTPFKKDAFDAGKKRGWRISPEAVRASAVNTIVMTGGPGLAANTDVDGFARLLGGRPSGSRSVAVIGAGATGRAAVVASLAAGLDVTLVNRDSENGRRTARELDVRLRSPGRAPIEEDVVIDTLPPGLIDDWADLIRPRRMFIESSYARGTGAFATAIRREAGLQIHDGIDLLHAQAVLQSELFVRAIQRAVRKERSEL
- the hisD gene encoding histidinol dehydrogenase codes for the protein MKTLKYRTPQASRWLRKQTEQRAEALAEAAEAAAVIVNEVREEGDRAVSRSIRRFDRGSLRPNEILERLGPKSKSGSDLDATVDRTIERIRQFHKRQVEADYAVEIKGLRLQHRVRPIERVGVYVPGGKAIYISTLMMCVVPARLAGVDDIVVATPMSAAKAPEFRAVCRKLGIREIYRAGGPAAIAAMALGTQTLKKVDKIVGPGNRYVVAAKQLLSPEVGIDMTAGPAEIVILADETADVEMVAAELLACAGVGDGTLAICVTPSPKFEKDLVSHLRSSKRTHGRSIAAERSLERSGAILLVSNEKEAVQFINEHGPQQVQIITREPAEVASHIVNSASIVLGARTPVTLGSYAGPNHVLPTDGTARFNSPLGVYHFYRRTNIVEAGEDLAPEIFDDAIELARAERKPLHAASLESSREGGE
- the hisS gene encoding histidine--tRNA ligase, with protein sequence MKVQSLPGFRDFDPERMALRNHILSTWREVALAWGFEEYDGPPLEPLELYIEKSGPEIVEQLFNFTDKGGREVALRPEMTPTIVRMLGGRIKGMPLPVRWFSMPQLFRYEKQQRGRLREHFQLNMDIVGETSVDADADLVCAAFEVLRRLGLTSDDVVARISDRRILRQLLLESGVPENALHVAYNVIDKVERDPRATCIQRLVAIGVDEKSADRILRFAEMSLDDIRREFPESGELRSIAEELDRYFEAITNLGFGEWVRFDMKIVRGLAYYTGIVFEIFDRKGELRAICGGGRYDGLFASLTDSDVPALGFGFGDVVLGELLRDRSLVPKVSSGPDTVVIPVDESVRPAALKLVAALRRQGRRVVFPYGKSGVGKTLKKAASQGIAQAWILGPDELARNEVKVRELSSGEETSRDLSGVLGETSGG